The following are encoded together in the Pan troglodytes isolate AG18354 chromosome 6, NHGRI_mPanTro3-v2.0_pri, whole genome shotgun sequence genome:
- the ZNF12 gene encoding zinc finger protein 12 isoform X1: MNKSLGPVSFKDVAVDFTQEEWQQLDPEQKITYRDVMLENYSNLVSVGYHIIKPDVISKLEQGEEPWIVEGEFLLQSYPDEVWQTDDLIERIQEEENKPSRQTVFIETLIEERGNVPGKTFDVETNPVPSRKIAYKNSLCDSCEKCLTSVSEYISSDGSYARMKADECSGCGKSLLHIKLEKTHPGDQAYEFNQNGEPYTLNEESLYQKIRILEKPFEYIECQKAFQKDTVFVNHMEEKPYKWNGSEIAFLQMSDLTVHQTSHMEMKPYECSECGKSFCKKSKFIIHQRTHTGEKPYECNQCGKSFCQKGTLTVHQRTHTGEKPYECNECGKNFYQKLHLIQHQRTHSGEKPYECSYCGKSFCQKTHLTQHQRTHSGERPYVCHDCGKTFSQKSALNDHQKIHTGVKLYKCSECGKCFCRKSTLTTHLRTHTGEKPYECNECGKFFSRLSYLTVHYRTHSGEKPYECNECGKTFYLNSALMRHQRVHTGEKPYECNECGKLFSQLSYLTIHHRTHSGVKPYECSECGKTFYQNSALCRHRRIHKGEKPYECYICGKFFSQMSYLTIHHRIHSGEKPYECSECGKTFCQNSALNRHQRTHTGEKAYECYECGKCFSQMSYLTIHHRIHSGEKPFECNECGKAFSRMSYLTVHYRTHSGEKPYECTECGKKFYHKSAFNSHQRIHRRSNMNVIDVGRLL; encoded by the exons GGGCCAGTGTCATTCAAGGACGTGGCTGTGGACTTCACCCAGGAGGAGTGGCAGCAGCTGGATCCTGAGCAGAAGATAACTTACAGGGATGTGATGCTGGAGAACTACAGCAATCTAGTTTCTGTGG GGTATCACATTATCAAACCGGATGTTATCAGCAAGTTGGAACAAGGAGAAGAGCCATGGATAGTAGAAGGAGAATTCCTACTTCAGAGCTATCCAG ATGAAGTCTGGCAAACTGATGACCTAATAGAGAGAAtccaggaagaggaaaataaaccTTCAAGGCAAACTGTGTTCATTGAGACCCTGATTGAAGAGAGAGGTAATGTTCCTGGTAAAACTTTTGATGTAGAAACGAACCCTGTTCCTTCAAGAAAAATAGCCTATAAAAATAGCCTCTGTGACTCATGTGAAAAGTGTTTAACGTCTGTTTCAGAATATATTAGTAGTGATGGAAGCTATGCAAGAATGAAAGCTGATGAATGTAGTGGATGTGGGAAATCACTCCTCCATATTAAGCTTGAGAAAACTCATCCAGGAGATCAAGCTTATGAATTTAATCAAAATGGGGAACCTTATACTCTAAACGAAGAAAGTCTTTATCAGAAAATTCGTATTTTGGAGAAACCTTTTGAATATATTGAATGCCAGAAAGCCTTCCAAAAGGACACTGTTTTTGTTAATCACATGGAAGAAAAGCCCTATAAGTGGAATGGATCTGAAATAGCCTTTCTCCAGATGTCAGACCTCACTGTACATCAGACATCTCATATGGAAATGAAGCCCTATGaatgcagtgaatgtgggaaatcCTTCTGTAAAAAGTCAAAATTTATTATACATCAGAGGActcacacaggagagaaaccttacGAATGTAATCAGTGTGGGAAATCCTTCTGCCAGAAGGGAACCCTTACTGTGCATCAGAGAACACACACAGGGGAGAAGCcctatgaatgtaatgaatgtgggaagaACTTTTACCAGAAGTTACACCTCATTCAGCATCAGAGAACTCACTCAGGAGAGAAGCCCTATGAATGTAGTTATTGTGGAAAATCCTTTTGCCAGAAGACACACCTCACACAACATCAGAGAACACATTCAGGAGAGAGACCTTACGTTTGTCATGACTGTGGGAAAACCTTCTCGCAGAAGTCAGCACTTAATGACCATCAGAAAATTCACACAGGTGTGAAACTCTACAAGTGTAGTGAATGTGGGAAATGCTTCTGCCGCAAGTCTACTCTCACGACCCACCTGAGGAcccacacaggagagaaaccatATGAATGTAATGAGTGTGGAAAATTCTTCTCTCGGTTGTCATATCTCACTGTACATTATAGAACTCATtcaggagagaaaccctatgaatgtaatgaatgtggaaaaaccTTCTACCTGAATTCAGCCCTCATGAGACATCAGAGAGTgcacacaggagagaaaccttatgaatgtaatgaatgtggaaagTTATTCTCCCAGTTGTCATACCTCACTATCCATCATAGAACTCATTCAGGAgtaaaaccctatgaatgtagtGAATGTGGGAAAACCTTCTACCAGAACTCAGCCCTTTGTAGACATCGGAGAATACACAAAGGAGAGAAGCCCTATGAATGCTATATATGTGGAAAATTCTTCTCTCAGATGTCATACCTCACTATACATCATAGAATTCATTCAGGAGAGAAGCCCTATGAATGTAGTGAATGTGGGAAAACCTTCTGCCAGAATTCAGCCCTTAATCGACATCAGAGAACACACACAGGAGAGAAAGCCTACGAATGTTACGAATGTGGGAAGTGCTTCTCTCAGATGTCCTATCTCACTATACATCATCGAATTCATTCAGGAGAGAAACCCTTTGAATGTAATGAGTGTGGAAAAGCCTTCTCTCGGATGTCATACCTCACTGTACATTATAGAACTCATtcaggagagaaaccctatgagtgtaCTGAATGTGGAAAAAAATTCTACCACAAATCAGCATTCAATAGCCATCAGAGAATTCATAGGAGAAGCAATATGAATGTAATAGATGTGGGGAGGCTTCTCTGA
- the ZNF12 gene encoding zinc finger protein 12 isoform X3, translating into MNKSLGPVSFKDVAVDFTQEEWQQLDPEQKITYRDVMLENYSNLVSVGYHIIKPDVISKLEQGEEPWIVEGEFLLQSYPDEVWQTDDLIERIQEEENKPSRQTVFIETLIEEREYISSDGSYARMKADECSGCGKSLLHIKLEKTHPGDQAYEFNQNGEPYTLNEESLYQKIRILEKPFEYIECQKAFQKDTVFVNHMEEKPYKWNGSEIAFLQMSDLTVHQTSHMEMKPYECSECGKSFCKKSKFIIHQRTHTGEKPYECNQCGKSFCQKGTLTVHQRTHTGEKPYECNECGKNFYQKLHLIQHQRTHSGEKPYECSYCGKSFCQKTHLTQHQRTHSGERPYVCHDCGKTFSQKSALNDHQKIHTGVKLYKCSECGKCFCRKSTLTTHLRTHTGEKPYECNECGKFFSRLSYLTVHYRTHSGEKPYECNECGKTFYLNSALMRHQRVHTGEKPYECNECGKLFSQLSYLTIHHRTHSGVKPYECSECGKTFYQNSALCRHRRIHKGEKPYECYICGKFFSQMSYLTIHHRIHSGEKPYECSECGKTFCQNSALNRHQRTHTGEKAYECYECGKCFSQMSYLTIHHRIHSGEKPFECNECGKAFSRMSYLTVHYRTHSGEKPYECTECGKKFYHKSAFNSHQRIHRRSNMNVIDVGRLL; encoded by the exons GGGCCAGTGTCATTCAAGGACGTGGCTGTGGACTTCACCCAGGAGGAGTGGCAGCAGCTGGATCCTGAGCAGAAGATAACTTACAGGGATGTGATGCTGGAGAACTACAGCAATCTAGTTTCTGTGG GGTATCACATTATCAAACCGGATGTTATCAGCAAGTTGGAACAAGGAGAAGAGCCATGGATAGTAGAAGGAGAATTCCTACTTCAGAGCTATCCAG ATGAAGTCTGGCAAACTGATGACCTAATAGAGAGAAtccaggaagaggaaaataaaccTTCAAGGCAAACTGTGTTCATTGAGACCCTGATTGAAGAGAGAG AATATATTAGTAGTGATGGAAGCTATGCAAGAATGAAAGCTGATGAATGTAGTGGATGTGGGAAATCACTCCTCCATATTAAGCTTGAGAAAACTCATCCAGGAGATCAAGCTTATGAATTTAATCAAAATGGGGAACCTTATACTCTAAACGAAGAAAGTCTTTATCAGAAAATTCGTATTTTGGAGAAACCTTTTGAATATATTGAATGCCAGAAAGCCTTCCAAAAGGACACTGTTTTTGTTAATCACATGGAAGAAAAGCCCTATAAGTGGAATGGATCTGAAATAGCCTTTCTCCAGATGTCAGACCTCACTGTACATCAGACATCTCATATGGAAATGAAGCCCTATGaatgcagtgaatgtgggaaatcCTTCTGTAAAAAGTCAAAATTTATTATACATCAGAGGActcacacaggagagaaaccttacGAATGTAATCAGTGTGGGAAATCCTTCTGCCAGAAGGGAACCCTTACTGTGCATCAGAGAACACACACAGGGGAGAAGCcctatgaatgtaatgaatgtgggaagaACTTTTACCAGAAGTTACACCTCATTCAGCATCAGAGAACTCACTCAGGAGAGAAGCCCTATGAATGTAGTTATTGTGGAAAATCCTTTTGCCAGAAGACACACCTCACACAACATCAGAGAACACATTCAGGAGAGAGACCTTACGTTTGTCATGACTGTGGGAAAACCTTCTCGCAGAAGTCAGCACTTAATGACCATCAGAAAATTCACACAGGTGTGAAACTCTACAAGTGTAGTGAATGTGGGAAATGCTTCTGCCGCAAGTCTACTCTCACGACCCACCTGAGGAcccacacaggagagaaaccatATGAATGTAATGAGTGTGGAAAATTCTTCTCTCGGTTGTCATATCTCACTGTACATTATAGAACTCATtcaggagagaaaccctatgaatgtaatgaatgtggaaaaaccTTCTACCTGAATTCAGCCCTCATGAGACATCAGAGAGTgcacacaggagagaaaccttatgaatgtaatgaatgtggaaagTTATTCTCCCAGTTGTCATACCTCACTATCCATCATAGAACTCATTCAGGAgtaaaaccctatgaatgtagtGAATGTGGGAAAACCTTCTACCAGAACTCAGCCCTTTGTAGACATCGGAGAATACACAAAGGAGAGAAGCCCTATGAATGCTATATATGTGGAAAATTCTTCTCTCAGATGTCATACCTCACTATACATCATAGAATTCATTCAGGAGAGAAGCCCTATGAATGTAGTGAATGTGGGAAAACCTTCTGCCAGAATTCAGCCCTTAATCGACATCAGAGAACACACACAGGAGAGAAAGCCTACGAATGTTACGAATGTGGGAAGTGCTTCTCTCAGATGTCCTATCTCACTATACATCATCGAATTCATTCAGGAGAGAAACCCTTTGAATGTAATGAGTGTGGAAAAGCCTTCTCTCGGATGTCATACCTCACTGTACATTATAGAACTCATtcaggagagaaaccctatgagtgtaCTGAATGTGGAAAAAAATTCTACCACAAATCAGCATTCAATAGCCATCAGAGAATTCATAGGAGAAGCAATATGAATGTAATAGATGTGGGGAGGCTTCTCTGA
- the ZNF12 gene encoding zinc finger protein 12 isoform X2, whose amino-acid sequence MLENYSNLVSVGYHIIKPDVISKLEQGEEPWIVEGEFLLQSYPDEVWQTDDLIERIQEEENKPSRQTVFIETLIEERGNVPGKTFDVETNPVPSRKIAYKNSLCDSCEKCLTSVSEYISSDGSYARMKADECSGCGKSLLHIKLEKTHPGDQAYEFNQNGEPYTLNEESLYQKIRILEKPFEYIECQKAFQKDTVFVNHMEEKPYKWNGSEIAFLQMSDLTVHQTSHMEMKPYECSECGKSFCKKSKFIIHQRTHTGEKPYECNQCGKSFCQKGTLTVHQRTHTGEKPYECNECGKNFYQKLHLIQHQRTHSGEKPYECSYCGKSFCQKTHLTQHQRTHSGERPYVCHDCGKTFSQKSALNDHQKIHTGVKLYKCSECGKCFCRKSTLTTHLRTHTGEKPYECNECGKFFSRLSYLTVHYRTHSGEKPYECNECGKTFYLNSALMRHQRVHTGEKPYECNECGKLFSQLSYLTIHHRTHSGVKPYECSECGKTFYQNSALCRHRRIHKGEKPYECYICGKFFSQMSYLTIHHRIHSGEKPYECSECGKTFCQNSALNRHQRTHTGEKAYECYECGKCFSQMSYLTIHHRIHSGEKPFECNECGKAFSRMSYLTVHYRTHSGEKPYECTECGKKFYHKSAFNSHQRIHRRSNMNVIDVGRLL is encoded by the exons ATGCTGGAGAACTACAGCAATCTAGTTTCTGTGG GGTATCACATTATCAAACCGGATGTTATCAGCAAGTTGGAACAAGGAGAAGAGCCATGGATAGTAGAAGGAGAATTCCTACTTCAGAGCTATCCAG ATGAAGTCTGGCAAACTGATGACCTAATAGAGAGAAtccaggaagaggaaaataaaccTTCAAGGCAAACTGTGTTCATTGAGACCCTGATTGAAGAGAGAGGTAATGTTCCTGGTAAAACTTTTGATGTAGAAACGAACCCTGTTCCTTCAAGAAAAATAGCCTATAAAAATAGCCTCTGTGACTCATGTGAAAAGTGTTTAACGTCTGTTTCAGAATATATTAGTAGTGATGGAAGCTATGCAAGAATGAAAGCTGATGAATGTAGTGGATGTGGGAAATCACTCCTCCATATTAAGCTTGAGAAAACTCATCCAGGAGATCAAGCTTATGAATTTAATCAAAATGGGGAACCTTATACTCTAAACGAAGAAAGTCTTTATCAGAAAATTCGTATTTTGGAGAAACCTTTTGAATATATTGAATGCCAGAAAGCCTTCCAAAAGGACACTGTTTTTGTTAATCACATGGAAGAAAAGCCCTATAAGTGGAATGGATCTGAAATAGCCTTTCTCCAGATGTCAGACCTCACTGTACATCAGACATCTCATATGGAAATGAAGCCCTATGaatgcagtgaatgtgggaaatcCTTCTGTAAAAAGTCAAAATTTATTATACATCAGAGGActcacacaggagagaaaccttacGAATGTAATCAGTGTGGGAAATCCTTCTGCCAGAAGGGAACCCTTACTGTGCATCAGAGAACACACACAGGGGAGAAGCcctatgaatgtaatgaatgtgggaagaACTTTTACCAGAAGTTACACCTCATTCAGCATCAGAGAACTCACTCAGGAGAGAAGCCCTATGAATGTAGTTATTGTGGAAAATCCTTTTGCCAGAAGACACACCTCACACAACATCAGAGAACACATTCAGGAGAGAGACCTTACGTTTGTCATGACTGTGGGAAAACCTTCTCGCAGAAGTCAGCACTTAATGACCATCAGAAAATTCACACAGGTGTGAAACTCTACAAGTGTAGTGAATGTGGGAAATGCTTCTGCCGCAAGTCTACTCTCACGACCCACCTGAGGAcccacacaggagagaaaccatATGAATGTAATGAGTGTGGAAAATTCTTCTCTCGGTTGTCATATCTCACTGTACATTATAGAACTCATtcaggagagaaaccctatgaatgtaatgaatgtggaaaaaccTTCTACCTGAATTCAGCCCTCATGAGACATCAGAGAGTgcacacaggagagaaaccttatgaatgtaatgaatgtggaaagTTATTCTCCCAGTTGTCATACCTCACTATCCATCATAGAACTCATTCAGGAgtaaaaccctatgaatgtagtGAATGTGGGAAAACCTTCTACCAGAACTCAGCCCTTTGTAGACATCGGAGAATACACAAAGGAGAGAAGCCCTATGAATGCTATATATGTGGAAAATTCTTCTCTCAGATGTCATACCTCACTATACATCATAGAATTCATTCAGGAGAGAAGCCCTATGAATGTAGTGAATGTGGGAAAACCTTCTGCCAGAATTCAGCCCTTAATCGACATCAGAGAACACACACAGGAGAGAAAGCCTACGAATGTTACGAATGTGGGAAGTGCTTCTCTCAGATGTCCTATCTCACTATACATCATCGAATTCATTCAGGAGAGAAACCCTTTGAATGTAATGAGTGTGGAAAAGCCTTCTCTCGGATGTCATACCTCACTGTACATTATAGAACTCATtcaggagagaaaccctatgagtgtaCTGAATGTGGAAAAAAATTCTACCACAAATCAGCATTCAATAGCCATCAGAGAATTCATAGGAGAAGCAATATGAATGTAATAGATGTGGGGAGGCTTCTCTGA